One genomic window of Quercus robur chromosome 6, dhQueRobu3.1, whole genome shotgun sequence includes the following:
- the LOC126732875 gene encoding BTB/POZ domain-containing protein SR1IP1 has protein sequence MTMIKGASVSAMVDINQEKTAPNTVNNMSSKKELLSSALKRTSEWIFSQEIPSDVTIHVGGASFSLHKFPLVSKCGYIRKLVSESSDADLSAIELPEVPGGAEAFELAAKFCYGINFEISTENIAALRCVAEYLEMSEDYAVGNLVGRTDAYLNEVALHSLAGAVSILHMSEKLIPIAERVKLVSRCIDAIAYMACKENQFSMSSRAESVNEGSISSSASQSKTIVDWWAEDLTVLRIDIFQRVLIAMMARGFRQYALGPILMLYAQKSLRGLEIFGKGRKKIEPELEHEKRVILETIVSLLPREKNAMSVSFLSMLLRSAIYLETTVACRLDLEKRMGMQLGQAVLDDLLIPSYSFAGDTLVDVDTVQRILMNFLDFEMDGNCLGCNADDEYVSPPPSDMERVGKLMENYLAEIATDRNVSVSRFINLAELIPEQSRVTEDGIYRAIDIYLKAHPALSDMERKKVCSLMDCQKLSREACAHAAQNERLPVQTVVQVLYYEQQRLRNVMSGNLMDGDSPNLTSKVNLYSSDIHPVSDELSSLRRENEDLKIELVKMKMKLKEIEISALKSSVSSPMQNTLPSADKPPLPRKSFINSMSRKLGRLYPFVRADGTPGNTKGKTKSSRNRRHSIS, from the exons ATGACAATGATAAAAGGCGCGTCAGTCTCTGCCATGGTGGATATCAATCAAGAGAAGACTGCACCGAACACTGTTAACAACATGTCATCTAAGAAGGAACTCCTTTCCTCTGCTCTGAAGAGAACCAGTGAATG GATTTTCTCCCAGGAGATCCCAAGCGATGTTACTATTCACGTTGGAGGGGCTTCCTTTTCCTTGCATAAG TTTCCATTAGTCTCGAAATGTGGATACATTAGAAAGCTGGTATCAGAGTCTAGTGATGCTGATCTTTCTGCCATTGAACTCCCTGAAGTACCAGGCGGGGCAGAAGCATTTGAACTTGCAGCTAAATTCTGTTATGGAATAAATTTTGAGATAAGCACAGAAAACATTGCCGCACTTCGATGCGTGGCAGAGTATCTAGAGATGTCTGAGGACTATGCTGTCGGAAACTTAGTAGGAAGAACTGACGCCTACTTGAATGAAGTGGCGCTTCACAGCCTCGCAGGGGCagtttctattttacatatgtCAGAAAAGCTCATTCCAATAGCAGAGAGAGTAAAATTAGTAAGCCGGTGCATAGATGCCATTGCATATATGGCCTGCAAAGAGAACCAGTTCAGTATGTCAAGTAGAGCTGAGAGTGTAAATGAGGGTTCAatttcttcttcagcttctcaATCGAAGACTATTGTTGATTGGTGGGCTGAGGATTTGACTGTTCTTAGAATCGATATCTTTCAAAGAGTTCTGATTGCAATGATGGCTAGAGGTTTCAGACAATATGCTCTTGGtccaatactaatgctctatGCTCAGAAATCTCTACGAGGTTTG GAAATATTCGGGAAGGGAAGGAAGAAAATTGAGCCAGAACTAGAGCATGAGAAGAGAGTCATATTAGAAACAATTGTGAGTCTTTTGCCAAGGGAAAAGAATGCAATGTCTGTTAGCTTTCTTTCTATGCTGCTTCGATCTGCAATTTATCTCGAGACAACAGTTGCTTGCCGGCTTGATTTGGAGAAGAGGATGGGCATGCAATTAGGCCAGGCCGTTTTGGATGACCTCTTGATTCCTTCGTATTCCTTTGCTGGGGACACATTAGTTGATGTGGACACAGTGCAGAGGATCTTGATGAATTTCCTTGACTTTGAAATGGATGGGAACTGTTTGGGTTGCAATGCAGATGATGAGTATGTTTCTCCTCCACCAAGTGATATGGAGCGGGTTGGGAAGCTAATGGAGAACTACCTAGCTGAAATAGCCACTGACCGTAACGTATCTGTCTCAAGGTTCATCAATCTTGCTGAACTTATCCCCGAACAATCAAGGGTAACAGAAGATGGGATCTATAGAGCAATAGATATCTACCTAAAG GCTCATCCTGCTCTAAGTGACATGGAGAGGAAGAAAGTGTGCAGCTTGATGGACTGTCAGAAACTATCTCGGGAGGCCTGTGCTCATGCTGCTCAGAATGAGCGGCTTCCTGTTCAAACTGTGGTCCAAGTGCTTTATTATGAGCAACAACGCCTTAGAAATGTCATGAGTGGGAACCTCATGGATGGAGATTCTCCTAATCTTACTTCCAAAGTAAATTTATACTCCTCTGATATCCACCCAGTTTCGGATGAGCTCTCCAGCTTACGAAGAGAGAATGAGGACCTGAAAATAGAGCTAGTGAAGATGAAAATGAAActgaaagaaattgaaatttcgGCGCTTAAATCATCAGTTAGCAGTCCAATGCAAAACACTTTGCCATCTGCAGACAAGCCTCCTCTGCCCCGAAAATCATTTATAAACTCCATGTCCAGAAAACTTGGACGGCTTTATCCATTTGTACGTGCTGATGGTACACCTGGCAATACCAAAGGTAAGACAAAATCCAGCAGAAATCGTCGGCACTCCATATCCTAA
- the LOC126732877 gene encoding uncharacterized protein LOC126732877 has product MEKLVESYDRECMRMAMLKHEETFKQQVYELHRLYQIQKMLMKNMESSRPNGWSQELWNLKNELSFNQTNHNRGAQQKPQRKLDLEQPAEEYIAESDGNGVLEIIDESEIELTLGPSSYNRRKKPETPLTSDSGPSFSSSSTGSSHINRTSSYTTRQELNGHEPRLVQVPDMTLGYQSRSKNNIDVEEQLRQDRLNQPSWFFQVLSLNTT; this is encoded by the exons ATGGAGAAGCTTGTTGAGTCATATGATAGGGAATGCATGAGAATGGCCATGCTAAAACATGAAGAAACATTCAAGCAGCAg GTATATGAACTTCATCGTTTATATCAGATACAGAAAATGTTAATGAAAAACATGGAAAGCAGCAGGCCTAATGGATGGAGTCAAGAACTATggaatttgaagaatgaacTTAGTTTCAATCAGACAAATCATAATCGTGGTGCACAACAAAAGCCACAAAGGAAACTTGATCTGGAACAGCCAGCTGAGGAGTACATTGCAGAATCAGATGGTAATGGAGTATTAGAGATTATAGACGAGAGTGAGATTGAGCTGACTCTAGGCCCCTCAAGTTACAACAGAAGGAAGAAACCTGAGACTCCTCTAACCTCAGATTCAGGACCAagcttctcttcttcttccactGGATCCAGTCACATAAATAGGACTAGTTCCTATACAACACGACAAGAATTAAATGGCCATGAACCAAGGCTTGTCCAGGTGCCTGACATGACATTAGGGTATCAAAGCAGAAGTAAAAACAATATTGATGTTGAAGAACAATTAAGACAGGATAGGCTAAACCAGCCTTCTTGGTTTTTCCAAGTTTTGAGCTTGAACACTACCTGA